The following are encoded together in the Anaerostipes caccae L1-92 genome:
- a CDS encoding MBL fold metallo-hydrolase, whose amino-acid sequence MKPELIMLGTGNAMVTKCYNTCFALRNEEEYFLVDAGGGNGILSQLEKAQIPFEQIRHMFLTHAHTDHILGAVWIIRKAAAMMLAETYHGRFTIYCHDEAAKVLREICELTLAGKFLKFLGSKIRIQEVKDGEGIQISDMHVRFFDIHSTKAKQFGFRADLEKDISLVCLGDEPYNSLCKPYVEGADWMLCEAFCLYGMRDIFHPYEKHHSTALDAGNLAEKLKVRNLVLYHTEDTDLKNRKKQYTKEVKLLYSGNVYVPEDLEVLKL is encoded by the coding sequence ATGAAGCCGGAACTGATTATGCTTGGAACCGGAAATGCGATGGTTACCAAGTGCTATAATACATGCTTTGCTCTCCGGAATGAGGAAGAATATTTTCTTGTGGATGCGGGGGGAGGAAATGGGATCCTTTCACAATTGGAAAAAGCACAGATCCCATTTGAACAGATCCGCCATATGTTTTTAACCCATGCCCACACAGACCACATTCTCGGTGCCGTGTGGATCATAAGGAAAGCCGCTGCTATGATGCTCGCCGAAACCTATCACGGACGTTTTACGATCTACTGCCACGATGAGGCGGCGAAGGTTCTCAGGGAGATATGCGAACTGACGCTGGCCGGAAAATTCTTAAAGTTTCTGGGCAGTAAAATACGAATACAGGAAGTAAAAGACGGAGAAGGGATACAGATCTCAGATATGCATGTCCGTTTTTTTGATATACATTCCACAAAGGCGAAGCAATTTGGATTTCGAGCGGATTTGGAGAAAGACATTTCACTGGTATGTCTTGGTGACGAACCGTACAACAGCTTATGTAAGCCCTATGTGGAAGGAGCAGACTGGATGCTCTGCGAAGCCTTTTGTCTGTACGGTATGAGGGATATTTTCCATCCATATGAAAAGCACCACAGCACGGCGCTGGACGCCGGGAATCTGGCCGAAAAACTTAAAGTCAGAAATCTGGTGCTTTACCATACGGAGGATACCGATTTAAAGAATCGGAAGAAGCAGTATACAAAAGAGGTCAAACTGCTGTACTCAGGGAATGTCTATGTGCCCGAAGACCTGGAGGTGCTGAAGCTGTAA